One genomic region from uncultured Subdoligranulum sp. encodes:
- a CDS encoding heavy metal translocating P-type ATPase — MTKKQKRTLRRIILAAVLTGCAAVALHFLPLPWYGQLIVWLIPYLVIGYDVLRKAVLGIRSGQVFDENFLMAVATVGAMGCGEYAEGVAVMLFYQIGELFQSYAVGKSRRSISELMDIRPDSANLEQADGTVTVVDPDEVAVGSVIVVRPGEKIPIDGTVLSGESTLNTAALTGESRPRTVRPGDGVISGCVNEDGLLRITTTKAYDESTVAKILDLVENSSLKKAKVENFITKFARWYTPAVCLAALLLALLPPLVLGGGWTVWVLRALTFLVISCPCALVISIPLTFFGGIGGASRCGILVKGGNYLEALAHTGVAAFDKTGTLTKGVFAVTRVTPAPGVTEADLLENAALAERFSSHPISKSLREACPDVDVRRAADAQEVAGQGVRTLVDGKVVLAGNARLMEENGIAYTADDGAGSIVYVARDGRFLGSILISDEEKPTAAAAMQDLRSQGVRTVMLTGDSPAVAHKVATALGIDEVHAGLLPADKVHQVEALLAGKPADKMLVFAGDGINDAPVLMRADIGIAMGALGSDAAIEAADVVLMDDDPAKIGLSMRIARKCMAIVYQNIAFALGVKLLCLLLSAVGVANMWWAVFADVGVMVLAVLNATRMLRVASYR; from the coding sequence ATGACCAAAAAGCAGAAACGAACGCTGCGGCGTATCATTCTGGCCGCGGTGCTGACTGGCTGTGCGGCGGTGGCGCTGCATTTTCTGCCGCTGCCCTGGTACGGCCAGCTCATCGTCTGGCTGATCCCCTATCTGGTGATCGGCTATGATGTGCTGCGCAAGGCGGTATTAGGCATCCGCAGCGGGCAGGTGTTCGACGAAAACTTCCTGATGGCGGTGGCCACGGTGGGCGCCATGGGCTGCGGCGAATACGCCGAGGGCGTGGCCGTCATGCTGTTCTACCAGATCGGCGAGCTGTTCCAGAGCTATGCGGTGGGCAAGAGCCGCCGCAGCATCAGCGAGCTGATGGACATCCGCCCCGACAGTGCCAACCTGGAACAGGCCGACGGCACCGTGACGGTGGTGGACCCCGACGAGGTGGCCGTGGGTTCGGTGATCGTGGTGCGGCCCGGGGAGAAGATCCCCATCGACGGCACGGTACTCAGCGGGGAAAGCACGCTGAACACCGCCGCCCTGACCGGCGAGAGCCGTCCCCGCACGGTGCGCCCCGGGGACGGGGTCATCAGCGGCTGCGTCAACGAGGACGGCCTGCTGCGCATCACCACCACCAAGGCCTACGATGAATCCACCGTGGCCAAGATCCTGGACCTGGTGGAAAATTCCAGCCTGAAAAAGGCCAAGGTAGAAAACTTCATCACGAAATTTGCCCGCTGGTATACCCCCGCCGTCTGTCTGGCTGCGCTGCTGCTGGCCCTGCTGCCCCCGCTGGTGCTGGGCGGCGGCTGGACCGTCTGGGTGCTGCGCGCCCTCACCTTCCTGGTCATCAGCTGTCCCTGTGCGCTGGTCATCTCCATCCCGCTGACCTTCTTCGGCGGCATCGGCGGTGCCTCCCGGTGCGGCATCCTGGTGAAGGGCGGCAACTATCTGGAGGCGCTGGCGCACACCGGCGTGGCCGCCTTTGACAAGACCGGCACCCTGACCAAGGGCGTCTTTGCCGTGACCCGCGTCACCCCCGCCCCGGGCGTGACCGAGGCGGACCTTTTGGAAAACGCCGCTCTGGCAGAACGGTTTTCCAGCCATCCCATCAGCAAGAGCCTGCGGGAAGCCTGTCCCGATGTGGATGTCCGCCGGGCGGCCGACGCTCAGGAAGTGGCCGGGCAGGGCGTGCGCACACTGGTGGACGGCAAGGTGGTCCTTGCCGGCAACGCCCGCCTGATGGAGGAAAACGGCATCGCCTACACCGCCGACGACGGCGCGGGCAGCATCGTCTATGTGGCCCGGGATGGCCGGTTCCTGGGCTCCATCCTGATCTCCGACGAGGAGAAGCCCACCGCCGCAGCCGCCATGCAGGACCTGCGCAGCCAGGGCGTGCGCACCGTCATGCTCACTGGGGACAGCCCCGCCGTGGCCCACAAGGTGGCCACAGCGCTGGGCATCGACGAGGTCCACGCCGGGTTGCTGCCCGCCGACAAGGTCCACCAGGTGGAAGCCCTGCTGGCCGGCAAACCCGCCGACAAAATGCTGGTCTTCGCCGGCGACGGCATCAACGATGCTCCCGTTCTCATGCGGGCGGATATCGGCATCGCCATGGGCGCCCTGGGCAGCGACGCCGCCATCGAGGCCGCCGATGTGGTGCTGATGGACGACGATCCCGCCAAGATCGGCCTTTCCATGCGGATCGCCCGCAAATGCATGGCCATCGTCTACCAGAACATCGCCTTTGCCCTGGGCGTCAAGCTGCTCTGCCTGCTGCTCAGCGCCGTGGGCGTGGCCAACATGTGGTGGGCCGTCTTCGCCGATGTGGGCGTCATGGTGCTGGCGGTGCTCAACGCCACCCGGATGCTCCGCGTGGCTTCCTACCGATAA
- a CDS encoding M23 family metallopeptidase gives MNHIKSFFKEKGLYLFCLALVFAATAAGILALRRVVTNMSELTQLRKDALQEESQWTQPDTTVDNPASNVPKPTTAPSAVPSAPPASSGASSASASASAEPSATAAPSAQPAASSALWQTEPIAAFSGEELVYNETLGDWRTHNGADYAAKAGEDVSPVRGGTVTAVTEDALWGTVVEITDQNEVLWRYCGLTNVSLQPGEGVTTATTLGKVGSIPAESKAESHLHLECLEKDAYKDPESMK, from the coding sequence ATGAACCATATCAAATCGTTTTTCAAGGAGAAGGGGCTGTATCTGTTCTGTCTGGCGCTGGTGTTTGCCGCCACGGCGGCGGGCATTCTGGCGCTGCGCCGCGTGGTGACCAACATGTCGGAGCTGACCCAGCTCCGCAAAGACGCCCTGCAGGAGGAAAGCCAATGGACACAGCCCGATACCACCGTGGACAATCCGGCCAGCAATGTGCCCAAACCTACTACGGCGCCCTCAGCCGTGCCCTCTGCGCCGCCTGCCTCCTCTGGGGCGTCGTCTGCGTCTGCCTCTGCATCCGCAGAACCGTCCGCCACTGCCGCGCCGTCCGCGCAGCCTGCGGCCTCCTCGGCCTTGTGGCAGACCGAGCCCATAGCGGCTTTCAGCGGTGAGGAGCTGGTCTACAACGAGACGCTGGGCGACTGGCGCACCCACAACGGTGCCGACTATGCTGCCAAGGCCGGGGAGGATGTGAGCCCGGTACGGGGCGGCACCGTCACGGCGGTGACCGAGGATGCCCTGTGGGGCACGGTGGTGGAGATCACCGACCAGAATGAGGTGTTGTGGCGGTACTGCGGCCTGACCAATGTATCGCTGCAGCCCGGGGAAGGGGTGACCACCGCCACCACGCTGGGCAAGGTGGGCAGCATTCCGGCGGAGAGCAAGGCGGAATCCCACCTGCATCTGGAATGCCTGGAAAAGGACGCCTACAAGGACCCCGAGAGCATGAAATAA
- a CDS encoding peptide chain release factor 3, with the protein MPSLREQIESRRTFAIISHPDAGKTTLTEKLLLYGGAIQTAGSVKGKQSAKHAVSDWMDIEKQRGISVTSSVLQFNYQGKCINILDTPGHQDFSEDTYRTLMAADSAVMVIDAAKGVEAQTIKLFKVCTLRHIPIFTFINKMDREARDPFELMENIEEILGIKTYPMNWPIGCGKGFKGVFDRDSRRVLAFESDGRANGVKMVEEIEAELGDAKLDELIGADNHQKLAEDIELLDGAAEEFDLEAVHNGTLSPVFFGSALTNFGVEPFLKEFLRLTPTPLPRKDAISGEVVDPCSDNFSGFIFKIQANMNKNHRDRIAFLRICSGKFERGMEAYHVQEGKNIKLATGTSLMADDRAIVSEAYAGDIIGLFDPGIFSIGDTLCTGKPHVQFAGIPTFAPEHFARVTQVDTMKRKQFVKGMEQIAQEGAIQIFRDLGSGMEEVIVGVVGVLQLEVLEYRLKNEYNVEIRMQQLPYEYLRWITNDPDELDPKHLDLTSDTRPIEDLKGNHLLLFGSSWSINWAEQHNETLKLSEFGNLTF; encoded by the coding sequence ATGCCATCATTGCGCGAACAAATCGAGAGCCGGCGGACCTTTGCGATCATCTCGCACCCCGACGCCGGTAAAACCACCCTGACCGAAAAGCTGCTGCTGTACGGGGGCGCCATCCAGACGGCCGGTTCGGTCAAAGGCAAACAGAGTGCCAAACACGCGGTGTCCGACTGGATGGACATCGAAAAACAGCGCGGCATTTCGGTCACCTCGTCGGTGCTGCAGTTCAACTACCAGGGCAAGTGCATCAACATTCTGGACACCCCCGGCCACCAGGACTTCAGCGAGGACACCTACCGCACCCTGATGGCGGCGGATTCCGCCGTCATGGTCATCGACGCGGCCAAGGGCGTGGAGGCCCAGACCATCAAGCTGTTCAAGGTCTGCACGCTGCGTCACATTCCCATCTTCACCTTCATCAACAAGATGGACCGGGAAGCCCGGGACCCCTTTGAACTGATGGAGAACATCGAGGAGATCCTCGGCATCAAGACCTACCCCATGAACTGGCCCATCGGCTGCGGCAAGGGCTTCAAGGGCGTGTTTGACCGGGACAGCCGCCGGGTGCTGGCCTTTGAGAGCGACGGCCGCGCCAACGGCGTCAAGATGGTGGAGGAGATTGAGGCCGAGCTGGGTGACGCCAAACTGGACGAGCTTATCGGTGCCGACAACCACCAGAAACTGGCCGAGGACATCGAGCTGCTGGACGGTGCCGCCGAGGAATTCGACCTGGAGGCCGTGCACAACGGTACGCTGTCGCCGGTATTCTTCGGGTCGGCGCTGACCAACTTTGGCGTGGAGCCCTTCCTGAAGGAGTTCCTCCGCCTGACCCCCACCCCGCTGCCCCGCAAGGATGCCATTTCCGGCGAGGTGGTGGACCCCTGCAGCGACAACTTCTCGGGCTTCATCTTCAAGATCCAGGCCAACATGAACAAGAACCACCGGGACCGCATCGCGTTCCTGCGCATCTGCTCCGGCAAGTTTGAGCGCGGTATGGAAGCCTACCATGTGCAGGAGGGCAAGAATATCAAACTGGCCACCGGCACCAGCCTGATGGCCGACGACCGCGCCATCGTCAGCGAGGCCTACGCCGGCGATATCATCGGCCTGTTTGACCCGGGCATCTTCTCCATCGGCGATACGCTGTGCACCGGCAAGCCCCATGTGCAGTTTGCGGGCATCCCCACCTTCGCCCCCGAACATTTCGCCCGGGTGACCCAGGTGGACACCATGAAGCGCAAACAGTTCGTGAAGGGCATGGAACAGATTGCCCAGGAGGGCGCCATCCAGATCTTCCGCGACCTGGGCTCCGGCATGGAGGAGGTCATCGTGGGCGTGGTGGGCGTACTGCAGCTGGAAGTGCTGGAATACCGCCTGAAAAACGAATACAACGTAGAGATCCGCATGCAGCAGCTGCCCTATGAGTACCTGCGCTGGATCACCAACGATCCCGACGAGCTGGACCCCAAACACCTGGACCTGACCAGCGACACCCGCCCCATCGAGGACCTGAAGGGCAACCATCTGCTGCTCTTCGGCAGCTCCTGGAGCATCAACTGGGCCGAACAGCACAACGAGACGCTGAAACTGTCCGAGTTCGGCAACCTGACATTCTGA
- a CDS encoding YitT family protein, which yields MLQILQKHLTKKMMVEDAKFFVLLNLGLIATAMGIALFKTPNHFAFGGTSGLSIILSTLFPQWNVGFFMWIVNAILVLLGFAFLGVKSMGWTIYSSFALSFFVSLCERIWPLTAPLTHDVFLELCYAVILPAVGSAIVFNIGASTGGTDIVAMILHKYTSLEIGRALLISDLAIVLVGAYLYGPTTGLYCILGMVLKTTVVDSAIESINLRKVCTVVTTNPGPVRDFIVKELNRSATEERAEGAYTHEEKWVLMTVLTRGQAQHLRRFVRRNDPHAFITIVNSSEIVGKGFRSI from the coding sequence ATGCTGCAAATTCTGCAAAAACACCTCACCAAAAAAATGATGGTGGAGGATGCCAAATTCTTCGTCCTGCTCAACCTGGGCCTCATCGCCACCGCCATGGGCATCGCCCTCTTCAAGACGCCCAACCATTTCGCTTTCGGCGGCACCTCGGGCCTCTCCATCATCCTGTCCACCCTCTTTCCCCAGTGGAACGTGGGCTTCTTCATGTGGATCGTCAACGCCATCCTGGTCCTGCTGGGCTTCGCCTTCCTGGGGGTAAAATCCATGGGGTGGACCATCTACTCCTCCTTTGCCCTCTCCTTTTTCGTCAGCCTGTGTGAGCGGATCTGGCCGCTGACGGCGCCCCTCACCCACGACGTATTCCTGGAACTGTGCTACGCCGTCATCCTGCCCGCCGTGGGCAGCGCCATCGTCTTCAACATCGGCGCCTCCACCGGCGGCACCGACATCGTGGCCATGATCCTGCACAAGTACACCAGCCTGGAGATCGGCCGCGCCCTGCTCATCAGCGACCTGGCCATCGTGCTGGTGGGCGCCTATCTCTACGGCCCCACCACCGGGCTGTACTGCATTCTGGGCATGGTGCTCAAAACCACCGTGGTGGACAGCGCCATCGAGAGCATCAACCTGCGCAAGGTCTGCACGGTGGTCACCACCAACCCCGGCCCGGTCCGGGATTTCATCGTCAAGGAACTCAACCGCTCCGCCACCGAGGAGCGCGCCGAGGGCGCCTACACCCACGAGGAAAAATGGGTGCTCATGACGGTGCTCACCCGCGGCCAGGCCCAGCACCTGCGCCGCTTCGTGCGCCGCAACGATCCCCACGCCTTCATCACCATCGTCAACAGCAGCGAGATCGTGGGCAAGGGCTTCCGCTCCATCTGA
- a CDS encoding radical SAM protein — protein MKYLTYAERAFLHGHLSRVRHVTLDPDGPGVVRIHLIPCRHPDRETPFVAILNGQDILPLNVSWAILLTALMDALHPHSGKELAPADWSAITAQAVAATHKVYRRTPELQIASDLQLMLDCLCAVARGQTPPLHIQPLHLGDYAARMNAPHRMDLMISSMMKDGAWHCNQKCLHCYAANQPLGAAPELDTDQWLAVIEKCRSAGIPQLTFTGGEPTLRNDLVKLVQAAQWFVTRLNTNGRMLTSAMCKDLKNASLDAVQITFYSAAPEIHNTLVGVDGYTDTLGGIKNALAAGLSVSLNTPLCSLNRDYLSTVQLAHELGVRYLTCSGLIPAGNAETEASRAERLNPDELVAVLRPAMEYAAANAMEINFTSPGWLSEETLRDLGFTQIPSCGACLSNMAVGPDGTVLPCQSWLSGPGLGNLLRMPWHRIWHSAACSAIRNTSAAMERRCQLGDTPLQEGCR, from the coding sequence ATGAAATATCTGACCTATGCGGAACGCGCCTTTCTGCACGGGCATCTTTCCCGTGTGCGCCACGTGACGCTGGACCCCGACGGTCCCGGCGTCGTTCGCATCCATCTGATCCCCTGCCGCCACCCCGACCGGGAGACCCCCTTTGTGGCCATCCTCAACGGGCAGGATATCCTGCCGCTGAACGTCAGCTGGGCCATCCTGCTCACCGCGCTGATGGATGCCCTGCATCCCCACAGCGGCAAGGAACTGGCCCCCGCCGACTGGTCGGCCATCACGGCCCAGGCAGTGGCCGCCACCCACAAGGTGTACCGCCGCACCCCCGAACTGCAGATCGCATCCGACCTGCAGCTGATGCTGGACTGCCTGTGTGCGGTGGCCCGGGGCCAGACCCCGCCGCTGCACATCCAGCCGCTCCATCTGGGGGACTATGCCGCGCGGATGAACGCCCCCCACCGCATGGACCTGATGATCAGCTCCATGATGAAGGACGGTGCCTGGCACTGCAACCAGAAATGTCTGCACTGCTATGCCGCCAACCAGCCCCTGGGCGCCGCGCCGGAACTGGACACCGACCAGTGGCTGGCCGTCATTGAAAAATGCCGCAGCGCGGGCATTCCCCAGCTGACCTTCACCGGTGGGGAACCCACTTTGCGCAACGATCTGGTCAAACTGGTGCAGGCAGCCCAGTGGTTTGTGACCCGGCTGAACACCAACGGCCGGATGCTGACCAGCGCCATGTGCAAGGACCTGAAAAACGCCAGCCTGGACGCCGTGCAGATCACCTTCTATTCCGCCGCCCCCGAAATCCACAACACCCTGGTGGGAGTGGACGGCTACACCGACACGCTGGGCGGCATCAAGAACGCCCTGGCGGCGGGGCTGAGCGTCAGCCTGAACACGCCGTTGTGCAGCCTGAACCGGGATTATCTGTCCACGGTACAGCTGGCCCACGAGCTGGGGGTGCGGTACCTGACCTGCAGCGGGCTGATTCCCGCCGGCAACGCCGAGACCGAAGCCAGCCGTGCCGAGCGGCTGAACCCCGATGAACTGGTGGCGGTGTTGCGCCCAGCCATGGAATATGCCGCGGCCAACGCCATGGAGATCAACTTCACCAGCCCCGGCTGGCTGTCCGAGGAGACGCTGCGCGACCTGGGCTTCACCCAGATTCCCAGCTGCGGTGCCTGCCTGTCCAACATGGCGGTGGGCCCCGACGGCACCGTACTGCCCTGCCAGAGCTGGCTGTCCGGCCCGGGGCTGGGGAACCTGCTGCGCATGCCCTGGCACCGCATCTGGCACAGTGCCGCATGCAGTGCCATCCGCAACACCAGCGCCGCCATGGAGCGCCGCTGCCAACTGGGGGATACACCCCTGCAGGAGGGCTGCCGATGA
- a CDS encoding AAA family ATPase yields the protein MSLEDQYDAWVQGLMGGRKYAATPEQTAKASDAVQQMQDELDALADFPRRQKAADAADAVQKAGRQTAEHVRRVSSELTRSLRQDGLLGGTVAAPVPRPSGGGRADFSGVADKVKTRVLGQDAFVSAVVKAFRRPFVLGTAADAGHAKNLMLLSGPDGTGRHYTLSCVVEELAARGILRSPSVETMDLSLYPGPAQEKLFLQDLYAALQSDAEVLAFDHYEGCAASYRNMVATLAMHGTLALSSRYVLQRGILVDVGTALAPGAIGELQAGGKYFVFFSARGEDALAEAFGARFVDAIAGDICRTQPFTPEALAAVAARGLNELAQRVRRQCGLALTMGAEVRDLLAGQYGKAQGMQAMQDFCGTIYRAIAEYVLDLDTVPADGTPAALTVQDHRLFLQVADGAPMDLLALLPRQYRGDVDAVEAELSAIIGLDEVKNFVRDIAKNVQAQQRRKAQGLPVADVNMHMIFTGNPGTGKTTIARILAKYLKAIGALRGGQLVEVTRADLVGRYVGHTAPLTNSVIQSALGGVLFIDEAYSLYRGGEDSFGLEAIDTLVKGIEDHRDELVVILAGYTKEMELFLGANSGLASRFPNQIEFPDYTGEELYRILLSLAKGKGYTLDEACREPLTAWFTRKQAEDAATNGNGRMARNALEKAILNQSRRLIADPAASLELLLPGDFELDA from the coding sequence ATGAGTCTTGAAGATCAATACGATGCCTGGGTCCAGGGACTGATGGGCGGCCGCAAATACGCCGCCACCCCGGAGCAGACTGCCAAGGCCAGCGACGCCGTGCAGCAGATGCAGGACGAGCTGGATGCCCTGGCAGATTTCCCCAGACGGCAGAAAGCGGCCGATGCGGCGGATGCCGTGCAGAAAGCCGGCCGGCAGACCGCCGAGCATGTGCGCCGGGTGAGCAGCGAGCTGACCCGGTCCCTGCGGCAGGACGGGCTGCTGGGCGGCACGGTGGCTGCCCCTGTTCCCCGGCCTTCGGGCGGCGGCCGCGCGGATTTTTCCGGCGTGGCGGACAAGGTCAAGACCCGCGTGCTGGGACAGGACGCCTTTGTTTCCGCCGTGGTGAAGGCCTTCCGCCGCCCCTTCGTGCTGGGCACCGCCGCCGATGCCGGCCATGCCAAGAACCTGATGCTGCTCAGCGGGCCCGACGGCACCGGCCGCCACTACACGCTTTCCTGCGTGGTGGAAGAGCTGGCCGCCCGTGGCATCCTGCGCAGCCCGTCGGTGGAGACGATGGATCTGTCCCTCTACCCCGGCCCTGCCCAGGAAAAACTCTTTCTCCAGGACCTTTATGCCGCCCTGCAGTCCGACGCCGAGGTGCTGGCCTTTGACCACTACGAGGGCTGTGCCGCCAGCTACCGGAACATGGTGGCCACCCTGGCCATGCACGGCACGCTGGCGCTCTCCAGCCGGTACGTGCTGCAGCGGGGCATCCTGGTGGACGTGGGCACCGCCCTGGCCCCCGGCGCCATCGGGGAGCTGCAGGCTGGCGGTAAATACTTTGTGTTTTTCTCCGCCCGGGGCGAGGATGCCCTGGCGGAAGCCTTCGGCGCCCGCTTTGTGGACGCCATCGCCGGGGATATCTGCCGCACCCAGCCCTTCACCCCGGAGGCGCTGGCAGCGGTGGCAGCCCGGGGTCTCAACGAGCTGGCCCAGCGGGTGCGCCGTCAGTGCGGCCTGGCCCTGACCATGGGCGCCGAGGTGCGGGACCTGCTGGCCGGGCAGTACGGCAAGGCCCAGGGCATGCAGGCCATGCAGGATTTCTGCGGCACCATCTACCGCGCCATCGCCGAGTATGTGCTGGACCTTGACACTGTGCCCGCCGACGGTACCCCTGCCGCACTGACCGTGCAGGACCATCGGCTCTTCCTGCAGGTGGCGGACGGCGCCCCCATGGACCTGCTGGCGCTGCTGCCCCGGCAGTACCGCGGCGACGTGGATGCTGTGGAGGCGGAACTGTCCGCCATCATCGGGCTGGACGAAGTGAAGAATTTTGTGCGGGACATTGCCAAAAACGTGCAGGCCCAGCAGCGCCGCAAGGCCCAGGGGCTGCCGGTGGCCGATGTGAACATGCACATGATCTTCACCGGCAATCCCGGCACCGGCAAGACCACCATTGCCCGCATCCTGGCCAAGTACCTCAAGGCCATCGGCGCGCTGCGCGGCGGCCAGCTGGTGGAGGTCACCCGGGCCGACCTGGTGGGCCGCTATGTGGGCCACACGGCACCGCTGACCAACAGCGTGATCCAGAGCGCCCTGGGCGGGGTGCTCTTCATCGACGAGGCCTACAGTCTTTACCGCGGCGGTGAGGACAGCTTCGGTCTGGAAGCCATCGACACGCTGGTCAAGGGCATTGAGGACCACCGGGACGAGCTGGTGGTGATCCTGGCCGGCTACACCAAGGAGATGGAGCTGTTCCTGGGCGCCAATTCGGGGCTGGCCAGCCGTTTCCCCAACCAGATCGAGTTTCCCGACTATACCGGCGAGGAGCTCTACCGCATTTTGCTCTCCCTGGCGAAGGGAAAGGGCTACACGCTGGACGAGGCTTGCCGGGAACCACTGACCGCCTGGTTCACCCGCAAACAGGCGGAGGATGCCGCCACCAACGGCAACGGCCGGATGGCCCGCAACGCACTGGAGAAAGCCATCCTCAACCAGTCCCGGCGGCTCATCGCCGACCCCGCGGCCAGCCTGGAGCTGCTGCTGCCCGGGGACTTTGAACTGGATGCATGA
- the ptsP gene encoding phosphoenolpyruvate--protein phosphotransferase: protein MITIQGKGVSAGVGIGPLYFYRRATTEIKRYTVEDTEAEWHRFKGAQTGAIEQLGKLAEQARAEAGDEAAMLFETHQMMAEDLDYEEAIENLINEEKLNAEAAVSDVAEQFATMFASMDDAYMQARAADVKDVSQRILSILCGVVQGGIASEVPVLLAADDLAPSETIQLDKTKILGFVTAGGSGSSHTAILARTMGIPAIVGLGNALKPEYEGRQAIADGSTGALVIDPDDDTRERLMKKREELLRLQRLLETLKGQANVTKDGKSIRIYCNIGSPEDVHAVQVNDGGGIGLFRSEFLYLDSKDYPTEEEQFEAYKTVLSDMDGKEVIIRTLDIGADKQIGYFDLPKEDNPAMGMRALRICLTRPEVFRTQLRALFRASAFGKLGIMFPMVTSVWEVREAKRICEEVKRDLKQEGIPYSENVQIGIMIETPAAAICSDRLAKEVDFFSIGTNDLTQYTLACDRQNNDLGRFYDPHHLSVLRLIQLVTENAHKNGIWVGICGELGADLTLTETFLAIGVDELSVTPRSVLPLRNAVRMTDTRETAPRILADLAEDYTAR from the coding sequence ATGATTACCATCCAGGGCAAGGGTGTTTCCGCCGGTGTCGGCATTGGCCCGCTGTATTTTTATCGCCGCGCCACCACTGAGATCAAGCGCTACACGGTGGAGGACACCGAGGCAGAGTGGCATCGGTTCAAGGGGGCGCAGACCGGCGCCATCGAGCAGCTGGGCAAGCTGGCCGAGCAGGCCCGCGCCGAGGCCGGCGACGAGGCGGCCATGCTGTTCGAGACCCACCAGATGATGGCCGAAGATCTGGACTACGAGGAAGCCATCGAAAACCTCATCAACGAAGAAAAACTCAATGCAGAGGCCGCGGTTTCCGACGTGGCCGAGCAGTTTGCCACCATGTTCGCTTCGATGGACGACGCCTATATGCAGGCCCGTGCGGCCGACGTGAAGGATGTCAGCCAGCGCATTCTGAGCATTCTGTGCGGCGTGGTGCAGGGCGGTATTGCGTCGGAGGTGCCGGTGCTGCTGGCCGCCGACGACCTGGCCCCCTCCGAGACCATCCAGCTGGACAAGACCAAGATTCTGGGCTTTGTCACGGCGGGCGGTTCCGGTTCCAGCCATACCGCCATTCTGGCCCGCACCATGGGCATTCCGGCCATCGTCGGTCTGGGAAATGCCCTCAAGCCGGAGTACGAGGGCCGTCAGGCCATCGCGGACGGCAGCACCGGTGCGCTGGTCATCGACCCCGACGACGACACCCGGGAACGCCTGATGAAGAAGCGGGAGGAACTGCTTCGTCTGCAGCGTCTGCTGGAAACCCTCAAGGGCCAGGCCAACGTGACCAAGGACGGCAAGAGCATCCGCATCTACTGCAACATCGGCTCCCCCGAGGATGTCCACGCCGTGCAGGTGAACGACGGCGGCGGCATCGGTTTGTTCCGCAGCGAGTTCCTCTATCTGGACAGCAAGGACTATCCCACCGAGGAGGAGCAGTTTGAGGCCTACAAGACCGTCCTGTCCGACATGGACGGCAAGGAGGTCATCATCCGCACGCTGGATATCGGCGCCGACAAGCAGATCGGTTACTTCGACCTGCCCAAGGAGGACAACCCCGCCATGGGCATGCGTGCGCTGCGCATCTGCCTGACCCGGCCGGAGGTCTTCCGCACCCAGCTGCGGGCGCTTTTCCGTGCCTCCGCCTTCGGCAAGCTGGGCATCATGTTCCCCATGGTCACCAGCGTCTGGGAAGTGCGGGAAGCCAAGCGCATCTGCGAGGAGGTCAAGCGTGACCTGAAGCAGGAAGGCATTCCCTACAGCGAGAACGTCCAGATCGGCATCATGATCGAGACGCCCGCCGCGGCCATCTGCAGCGACCGTCTGGCCAAGGAAGTGGACTTCTTCAGCATCGGCACCAACGACCTGACCCAGTATACGCTGGCCTGCGACCGTCAGAACAATGACCTGGGCCGCTTCTACGATCCTCACCATCTGTCGGTGCTGCGGCTGATCCAGCTGGTCACCGAGAATGCCCACAAGAACGGCATCTGGGTGGGCATCTGCGGCGAGCTGGGCGCCGACCTGACCCTCACCGAGACCTTCCTGGCCATCGGTGTGGACGAGCTGTCCGTTACGCCGCGCTCGGTGCTGCCGCTGCGCAATGCCGTCCGCATGACCGACACCCGCGAAACCGCGCCCCGTATCCTGGCAGATCTGGCCGAGGATTACACCGCGCGCTGA
- a CDS encoding HPr family phosphocarrier protein: MKEFTYTIKEPVGIHARPAGLLVKEVKGYQSTVTIFKGEKSVNAVKLMALMGMGIKCGDTVKVQVEGEDEETAAPALEKFFNEHL, from the coding sequence ATGAAAGAGTTCACCTATACGATCAAGGAGCCTGTGGGCATCCATGCCCGTCCGGCCGGCCTGCTGGTCAAGGAAGTCAAGGGTTACCAGAGCACGGTGACCATCTTCAAGGGTGAGAAATCCGTCAATGCCGTCAAGCTGATGGCGCTCATGGGCATGGGCATCAAATGTGGCGATACCGTGAAGGTGCAGGTGGAAGGCGAGGACGAGGAAACCGCCGCTCCTGCGCTGGAAAAATTTTTCAACGAACATCTGTAA